One genomic region from Pecten maximus chromosome 5, xPecMax1.1, whole genome shotgun sequence encodes:
- the LOC117328288 gene encoding sulfotransferase 4A1-like, producing MMNNLMMMRCFNISKTAVLKSSRISLTLRPIACHFRSGLRLQGLHFCGCQNRLRLGVCRPNRIVRLYSSQEDPNALRRRPQLLFAIYLSFFMGGCLIFAIVLREFDESKQRWKGVERVRDSLQTGRPQMIKYRDTILPIFVEKILDDVENFESNENDIWVVSFPRSGTTLLQEMVDLVNSEGDFVRVLTKTLEERFPYFEYMYPGIKSIEKMESPRLIKSHLPHSLLPKSVREGKGKIIYIARNPKDTCVSYFHFVQLLKPTFRFNGNFSEFFDRFINGRVPYSPWWRHVKEFWDIRDSPNILFLKYEDIVEDLGGTVVTIAEFLGKEVHPMEVKMIADHCSFDMMKVNPNLNFSWWKETGIADKKGQDFIRKGKIGNWREMFDVNQNLQMETMKYLKLNECGLRFSEGEEKEEE from the exons ATGATGAATAATTTAATGATGATGAGATGTTTTAACATTTCTAAAACTGCTGTCCTAAAAAGCAGTCGAATTTCATTAACTTTGAGACCGATTGCATGTCATTTTCGTTCTGGACTTCGGCTTCAAGGTTTACATTTCTGTGGATGTCAAAATCGTCTTCGCTTGGGAGTTTGTCGACCTAATCGAATTGTTCGGCTCTACAGCTCACAGGAGGATCCAAATGCATTAAGAAGACGCCCACAACTTCTATTTGCAATATACCTCTCATTTTTCATGGGAGGATGTCTTATCTTTGCCATAGTTTTACGAGAGTTTGATGAATCCAAACAGCGATGGAAAGGGGTCGAGCGAGTGAGGGACAGTCTACAGACGGGTCGACCCCAGATGATTAAATACAGGGACACAATATTGCCGATTTTCGTAGAGAAAATTCTAGACGACGTAGAAAATTTTGAATCTAATGAAAACGATATATGGGTCGTATCATTTCCAAGATCAG GTACAACTTTGTTACAAGAAATGGTGGACCTGGTGAATTCTGAGGGAGACTTTGTACGAGTCCTAACAAAAACATTAGAGGAACGATTCCCATATTTTGAGTACATGTATCCTGGCATCAAAAGTATTGAGAAGATGGAATCACCGCGTCTCATCAAGTCACATCTGCCCCATAGCCTGCTGCCAAAAAGTGTGAGAGAAGGCAAAGGAAAG ataatatatatagccAGAAACCCAAAAGACACCTGTGTATCGTACTTCCATTTTGTACAGCTACTCAAACCCACGTTTAGGTTTAATGGCAACTTTAGTGAGTTCTTCGACAGATTCATCAATGGCAGAG TTCCCTACAGTCCATGGTGGCGCCATGTGAAGGAATTCTGGGACATCAGAGATTCACCTAACATTCTCTTTCTCAAGTACGAGGACATTGTAGAG GACCTGGGAGGTACAGTGGTGACTATTGCTGAGTTTCTGGGTAAGGAGGTACATCCTATGGAGGTAAAGATGATTGCTGATCACTGTAGTTTTGACATGATGAAAGTTAACCCAAACCTCAACTTCTCATGGTGGAAGGAGACTGGTATCGCTGATAAAAAAGGACAGGATTTTATACGGAAag GTAAAATTGGTAATTGGCGTGAGATGTTTGATGTAAATCAGAATCTGCAGATGGAGACGATGAAGTACCTTAAACTGAATGAGTGTGGACTGAGATTTAGTGAGGGAGAGGAGAAGGAAGAGGAATAG